The sequence GCTTTTATCAACGCTTTTTACCACACCAAGAAGCAAAAGTGCCCTAAAGTGCTTGCCTCCAGCCTTTAGCATAACGCCAAGCGCCTCCTCGTAGTAAGGGTGAAAGCTAGGCGCCTTTGGCAAATTTGCATTTAGAAATTTTACAAAGTCCTCAAGTAGGCTCATTTTGGCACTCTTGCAAAAAACTGAAAGTCATTTCTAGTAAATAGAAGCGTAAAATTTTTTAACTCACCAAGCTTCTCTAAAAGCTCTTCACGACTACTCACGCTTTGTTTATCAAAACCTAAAATTTTATCGCCGGTCTTGATGCCAAAAATTTCTGCATTTGACTTTGGCTCGACCTTTGTAACGACTAAATTTTTATCCACCGTGATACCATAATCCATCAAAATCTTATCATCAAGCATTGTTTGTGGCTCTTTTGGAATGATGTTAAAATTTGGTATATCAAGGCTTGAAGGGGCGTCTACATCAAGACTTTGGTTAAATTTCACATCCCCACTTACTGGCACTTGAAAGAGCATTTCTTGCTTATCGCGCTTCACAATGATGTCAAGCTTTGTGCCCTTTGGAGCAAAAAGCACCATCTCATTTAGCTCTCTTAGACTCTTTGGTTTGATGCCATTTATCGTAACAAGCTCATCATCTATCATCAACATCTTGCCACGGCCCAAAGGATCAACAAGACCCACAAAAAATTTATCCTCTTTTTGCAAAAATTTCACACCTATATCGCCGTAATAGACATCATCATAAGATACAAAGTGCTTCAAATAACGATTTGGTATAAATTTATCAGCTCCAACAGCTATGCCTATCATCTTGCAACAAGGCGTGTTTATCTCGCCAGTTGCGTTATACTCGAAGCTTAACGTGTCAAAGTCGCCTAAATTTTGTCCCAAAGACTTGATGTGACCCATGACGGTGTTGTTAGAGTCGTTTAAAACGCCAACCCAAGTGCTCTTTTTGATGCGCTCCTCGTTGGTCTCATCAGCCATCACGACGGGGCTTAGCTCCTTGCTAGAGCGCACTAAGAAAAGCTGCAAATATGGGTCAAATTTGACATATTCGCCAAGCGGAGCTCCGTCACTTTTTGGCACTGCGATCAAATTTTTAGTGATAGCCACGCC comes from Campylobacter concisus and encodes:
- a CDS encoding DUF7488 domain-containing protein, which codes for MRLKYKFALAFLLSALCLNADPRPTQEDFNACFEKNKNSIVSVNKHFGVAITKNLIAVPKSDGAPLGEYVKFDPYLQLFLVRSSKELSPVVMADETNEERIKKSTWVGVLNDSNNTVMGHIKSLGQNLGDFDTLSFEYNATGEINTPCCKMIGIAVGADKFIPNRYLKHFVSYDDVYYGDIGVKFLQKEDKFFVGLVDPLGRGKMLMIDDELVTINGIKPKSLRELNEMVLFAPKGTKLDIIVKRDKQEMLFQVPVSGDVKFNQSLDVDAPSSLDIPNFNIIPKEPQTMLDDKILMDYGITVDKNLVVTKVEPKSNAEIFGIKTGDKILGFDKQSVSSREELLEKLGELKNFTLLFTRNDFQFFARVPK